A genomic segment from Flavobacterium litorale encodes:
- a CDS encoding YfbK domain-containing protein, which translates to MENKDKIYEQFKDAAEQAEQKGFDRMEAVWNRVEEKLDNKKKRHAIVWWQYTGVAALLVLFIGIGNMLVNNNNNPDAIINPDTLPENNVTVIDTQKINETFNPTVKRDLKEQEAIVYEEENENFVYDTPSNGISPSGKKVTVTNKRKPVQRRNYISNGKITTEEIKYKPLEAQKKSALITNKDKRATSTSNKVAVRVPSTINTNQSLSNTATISPNASNQYPAVTSNRYPIEKTETNAAVTAISVEEIEDRANPSVIQNLQGQVAGLNIATGSGQPGADSTIILRGVGSINGNIEPLFIVDGIPVDEDGFRNISQNDIASYSILKDAAATSIYGNRGANGVIVITTKRGRNFDETEYVVVEEQHEARKSIKDKVNGITTLPGRGEPLYIVDGFPVDGDTFDNLNIDEISKCRILKDAASIAIYGNKGANGVVVITTKKIRLAKKEEVEEVIEEAEQKQTKIQIDQEDYESFEENQFENPNIAPLSTFSIDVDNASYTNIRRFLNNGQTVPKDAVRVEEMINFFKYKYPQPKGKKPFSISTEYSDAPWNTKHKLLKIGLQGVDIPTQELPASNFVFLIDVSGSMSSSNKLPLLKQSMKLLVNQMRAKDRIAIVVYAGAAGLVLPSTSGAEKAKIIAALDKLESGGSTAGGAGIELAYKTAQENFIKKGNNRVILATDGDFNVGASSNSDMQTLIEQKRKSGVFLTCLGYGMGNYKDSKMEILADKGNGNYAYIDTMQEADRFLQREFKGSMYAIAKDVKIQIEFNPKHVQSYRLIGYENRKLRDEDFANDAIDAGELGSGHTVTALYEIIPTGVNSDYFTSEPTLKYTQTNAVINNYNNELATIKFRYKKPDENVSKEITEIISNNSVTLRKTSGDFKFASAVAWFGLKLRDSKLIPNKKSEAIVKLAKQGLENDPDGYRAEFIRLVKMVE; encoded by the coding sequence ATGGAAAATAAAGATAAAATATACGAACAGTTTAAAGATGCTGCGGAGCAAGCCGAACAAAAAGGGTTTGACCGTATGGAAGCCGTTTGGAACAGAGTTGAGGAAAAACTGGATAACAAAAAGAAACGACATGCCATAGTATGGTGGCAATATACAGGCGTTGCTGCATTGTTAGTACTGTTTATTGGTATAGGTAATATGCTAGTAAACAACAACAACAACCCCGATGCAATAATAAATCCTGATACGCTACCCGAAAACAATGTTACAGTTATAGATACGCAAAAGATTAATGAGACTTTTAACCCTACAGTTAAAAGAGATTTAAAAGAACAAGAGGCTATTGTGTATGAAGAAGAAAATGAGAATTTCGTTTACGACACACCATCAAATGGCATATCGCCATCAGGTAAAAAAGTTACCGTAACAAATAAGCGAAAACCCGTACAAAGGAGAAACTATATCTCAAATGGAAAAATAACTACAGAGGAGATAAAATATAAACCTCTTGAGGCTCAAAAAAAATCAGCGTTAATAACAAACAAAGATAAAAGAGCAACAAGTACATCAAACAAAGTAGCAGTTAGGGTTCCTTCAACTATAAATACTAACCAATCACTTTCCAATACGGCAACCATAAGCCCCAATGCTTCTAACCAATACCCTGCGGTAACGTCCAACCGTTATCCGATAGAAAAAACGGAGACAAACGCAGCTGTAACAGCAATTTCGGTTGAAGAGATAGAAGATAGAGCCAATCCATCGGTAATTCAAAATCTCCAAGGTCAAGTAGCAGGATTAAATATTGCCACAGGTTCAGGACAGCCAGGTGCAGATAGCACCATAATATTGCGTGGCGTGGGTAGTATAAACGGAAACATAGAACCCCTATTTATTGTAGATGGAATACCCGTAGATGAAGACGGTTTTAGGAACATTAGCCAAAACGATATTGCATCGTACAGCATTTTAAAAGATGCAGCAGCAACATCTATATATGGCAACAGAGGAGCTAATGGCGTAATTGTTATTACTACCAAAAGAGGACGAAACTTTGATGAAACTGAGTATGTGGTAGTAGAAGAACAGCACGAAGCCCGAAAAAGTATAAAGGATAAAGTTAATGGTATAACTACCCTACCAGGTAGAGGCGAACCATTGTATATAGTAGATGGCTTCCCTGTAGATGGTGATACCTTTGATAATTTAAATATTGATGAAATTTCTAAATGCCGAATCCTTAAAGATGCAGCATCAATAGCCATTTACGGTAATAAAGGAGCTAACGGTGTAGTAGTAATTACCACTAAAAAAATACGCTTAGCTAAAAAAGAAGAGGTTGAAGAGGTAATAGAAGAAGCGGAGCAGAAACAAACCAAAATACAAATAGACCAAGAAGATTATGAATCGTTTGAAGAAAACCAGTTTGAAAACCCGAACATAGCACCACTATCAACATTCTCTATCGATGTAGATAATGCTTCGTACACCAACATACGTCGTTTTTTAAACAACGGGCAAACTGTACCCAAAGATGCCGTTAGAGTAGAGGAAATGATTAATTTCTTTAAATACAAATATCCACAACCAAAAGGTAAAAAGCCTTTTAGTATTAGCACAGAGTATAGCGATGCACCTTGGAACACTAAGCACAAACTGCTTAAAATAGGACTACAAGGGGTTGATATACCAACACAAGAATTACCCGCCTCTAACTTTGTGTTTTTAATAGATGTATCGGGCTCAATGAGTAGTAGTAATAAACTACCATTACTAAAACAATCGATGAAGTTACTAGTAAATCAAATGCGTGCTAAAGACAGAATTGCTATTGTAGTATATGCTGGTGCAGCAGGGCTGGTACTTCCCTCTACCAGCGGAGCAGAAAAAGCCAAAATTATAGCTGCTTTAGATAAGTTAGAGTCTGGTGGTAGTACCGCAGGTGGCGCTGGTATTGAATTGGCTTATAAAACAGCTCAGGAAAACTTTATTAAAAAAGGAAACAACCGCGTTATACTGGCTACCGATGGCGATTTTAATGTAGGCGCATCATCCAACAGCGATATGCAAACACTTATAGAACAAAAACGCAAAAGCGGTGTTTTCCTAACATGTTTGGGTTATGGTATGGGCAACTATAAAGATAGCAAAATGGAAATATTAGCCGATAAAGGGAACGGAAACTATGCTTATATAGATACGATGCAGGAAGCCGACCGTTTTTTACAAAGGGAATTTAAAGGCTCTATGTATGCTATTGCTAAAGACGTGAAGATACAAATTGAGTTTAACCCTAAGCACGTACAATCGTACCGCCTTATAGGATACGAAAACCGAAAATTACGTGATGAGGATTTTGCTAACGATGCAATAGATGCTGGCGAATTAGGCAGCGGACACACCGTTACTGCATTATACGAGATAATACCCACAGGTGTAAATAGTGATTATTTTACTAGCGAGCCAACATTGAAATACACCCAAACCAACGCCGTTATAAATAATTATAATAACGAATTGGCAACAATAAAATTCCGATACAAAAAGCCTGACGAAAATGTGAGTAAGGAGATTACCGAGATAATTTCTAACAATAGTGTAACATTACGAAAAACATCGGGCGATTTTAAATTTGCTAGTGCCGTTGCATGGTTTGGTTTAAAACTAAGAGATAGCAAGTTGATACCTAATAAGAAGAGCGAAGCTATTGTAAAACTAGCAAAAC
- a CDS encoding RNA polymerase sigma factor, with protein MHRDAQRQVYEIMAPKLYYTCKRYLKREELIEEAMADAFYTIFTKLDQLKELKAFEAWARKIAVNQCLLSLKRNVNFNIYIEDMSIAAEPSQAQSVGLEEEDLLELLNHIPEGCKTVFNLFAIEGYSHKEIATMLNISEGTSKSQLNVSRTKLKELVNNVYYQNVNSNGK; from the coding sequence ATGCACCGTGATGCCCAACGGCAGGTGTACGAAATTATGGCACCCAAGCTATATTATACTTGCAAAAGGTACTTAAAACGGGAAGAATTAATAGAAGAGGCAATGGCCGATGCCTTTTACACGATTTTTACCAAATTAGATCAGTTAAAAGAATTAAAAGCTTTTGAGGCTTGGGCACGCAAAATTGCGGTAAACCAATGCTTATTAAGCTTAAAACGGAATGTAAATTTTAATATTTATATAGAAGATATGAGTATAGCAGCCGAACCTTCGCAAGCCCAATCGGTCGGGTTAGAAGAGGAGGATTTGCTAGAACTTTTAAACCATATCCCCGAAGGTTGCAAAACCGTATTTAACCTTTTTGCCATTGAGGGCTATTCGCATAAAGAAATAGCCACCATGCTAAACATTAGTGAGGGAACTTCTAAATCACAATTAAACGTCTCCCGCACCAAACTAAAAGAATTAGTAAATAATGTTTATTATCAAAACGTGAACAGCAATGGAAAATAA
- a CDS encoding PPK2 family polyphosphate kinase produces the protein MKPTTIDTFKVTDDFNICLAPTYIDTGLTREDKKVALKEVSKDLSKLQDKMYANNRYGVLLCLQGMDTAGKDSLIREVFKYFNVRGVVVHSFKQPSDVELEHDYLWRHYIALPEKGKFSVFNRSHYENVLVTRVHPEYLLKENLPNIASVTDVPTDFWNMRFEQINNFEKHLVQNGTIVLKFFLNLSKEEQRKRLLRRLDRGSHNWKFSPSDLTERDLWDDYQKYYQEAISATATNYAPWYAIPADDKEAARYYVAKIILDNLQQYDIKEPEVDDEVMENINSYKRKLSSEAPG, from the coding sequence ATGAAGCCTACCACTATAGATACCTTTAAAGTTACGGATGATTTTAATATTTGTTTAGCACCAACCTATATTGATACTGGTTTAACCCGAGAGGATAAAAAGGTAGCTTTAAAAGAGGTTAGCAAAGATTTAAGTAAGCTACAGGATAAAATGTATGCCAATAACCGCTACGGTGTTTTACTCTGTTTGCAAGGCATGGATACTGCGGGTAAGGATAGTTTAATTAGGGAGGTGTTTAAATACTTTAACGTGCGTGGTGTAGTGGTGCATAGTTTTAAGCAACCATCGGATGTGGAATTGGAGCACGACTATTTGTGGCGGCATTATATTGCATTACCCGAAAAAGGAAAATTTTCGGTATTCAATCGTTCGCATTATGAGAATGTTTTGGTAACGCGAGTACACCCCGAATATTTATTGAAAGAGAATTTACCAAATATAGCGTCGGTAACAGATGTACCTACAGATTTTTGGAACATGCGTTTTGAACAGATTAATAATTTTGAAAAGCATTTGGTGCAGAATGGAACTATAGTACTAAAGTTTTTTTTAAACCTGAGTAAGGAGGAGCAGCGCAAGCGCTTATTACGAAGGTTGGATAGGGGTAGCCACAATTGGAAGTTTTCGCCAAGCGATTTAACGGAACGCGACCTTTGGGACGATTACCAAAAATATTACCAAGAGGCAATAAGTGCTACGGCTACCAATTATGCGCCATGGTATGCTATACCTGCTGATGATAAGGAAGCAGCACGTTATTATGTTGCCAAAATAATTTTAGACAATTTACAGCAATACGATATTAAAGAACCCGAAGTAGATGATGAGGTTATGGAAAATATTAATAGCTACAAAAGAAAACTCTCTAGTGAGGCACCAGGCTGA
- a CDS encoding MATE family efflux transporter, whose amino-acid sequence MKLSAYTKEFEYNIRLAWPVILGMLGHTITGIIDNIMVGKLGAAELAAASLGNSMVFIAMSVGIGFSTAITPIVAQHDAEKNVAKVRSVFHHGLFLCSVLGIFLFGTVFFSKPLMALMSQPEEVVVLAGPYIDWVAFSLLPMVIFQGYKQFADGLSLTKYAMYAVIISNVINIVINYLLIYGIWIFPEMGIIGAAIGTVVSRIFMLVYMHYILVKNEQLKIYFTNFSIGNMKKKMLRRITALGLPSSMQMFFEVALFTGAIWLSGYIGKSSQAANQIALSLASMTFMFAMGLSVASMIRVGNQKGLKDYNKLLLVARSIFLLAVLIEIVFATLFILLHDYLPHFFLNMTDTTLLAENIEVIKIASQLLLVAAVFQISDGIQVVVLGALRGLQDVKIPTFITFVSYWVVGFPVSLYLGLYTDLKATGVWIGLLAGLTVAALFLYLRFNYLTKKLIHQEA is encoded by the coding sequence GTGAAATTATCCGCTTACACAAAAGAATTTGAATACAATATTCGTTTAGCATGGCCTGTAATACTAGGCATGTTAGGGCACACCATAACGGGTATTATAGATAATATTATGGTAGGTAAGTTGGGTGCTGCCGAACTTGCTGCTGCATCGTTGGGTAATAGTATGGTATTTATAGCCATGTCGGTAGGCATTGGTTTTTCTACTGCTATTACCCCCATAGTAGCACAACACGATGCCGAAAAGAATGTTGCCAAAGTGCGTAGTGTGTTTCATCATGGATTATTTTTGTGCAGCGTACTAGGAATTTTTCTATTTGGTACCGTATTCTTTTCCAAGCCATTAATGGCGTTAATGAGTCAGCCTGAAGAGGTTGTTGTGCTTGCAGGACCTTATATCGATTGGGTTGCATTCTCGTTATTACCTATGGTTATTTTTCAGGGATACAAACAGTTTGCCGATGGGCTATCGCTTACCAAATATGCCATGTATGCTGTTATTATATCTAACGTTATAAATATTGTAATTAATTATTTATTGATTTACGGAATATGGATTTTCCCAGAAATGGGTATAATTGGTGCAGCTATAGGTACGGTAGTATCTCGGATATTTATGCTGGTTTATATGCACTACATATTGGTTAAAAATGAGCAGTTAAAAATATACTTTACCAACTTTAGTATTGGTAACATGAAGAAAAAGATGCTGCGTAGGATTACCGCTTTGGGCTTACCCTCGTCCATGCAAATGTTTTTTGAGGTAGCTTTATTTACTGGGGCAATATGGCTATCGGGCTATATTGGTAAATCCAGCCAAGCTGCCAACCAAATAGCGTTAAGCCTTGCTAGCATGACGTTTATGTTTGCTATGGGGCTAAGCGTGGCATCTATGATTAGGGTAGGAAACCAAAAAGGGCTTAAAGACTATAATAAGTTACTATTAGTGGCACGTTCCATTTTTTTACTTGCCGTATTAATAGAAATTGTATTTGCTACTTTATTCATACTCTTGCATGACTATTTACCGCATTTCTTTTTAAACATGACCGATACAACACTACTGGCAGAAAATATAGAGGTTATTAAAATTGCTTCGCAGTTATTACTTGTTGCTGCTGTTTTCCAGATATCCGATGGTATCCAAGTAGTAGTATTAGGTGCATTACGCGGATTGCAGGATGTAAAAATACCAACCTTTATTACTTTTGTTTCGTATTGGGTTGTAGGTTTCCCCGTATCGTTGTACTTAGGTTTATATACCGATTTAAAAGCTACAGGTGTTTGGATAGGGCTATTGGCAGGGCTTACTGTTGCTGCTTTATTTTTGTATCTTCGCTTTAATTACTTAACAAAAAAACTTATTCATCAAGAGGCGTAG
- a CDS encoding DUF6929 family protein, with amino-acid sequence MQKFQLELLFRIIGIGSASGLLFNGDSLFIASDDSHIVYEYHIDDQALNKTALVANGYTGPLERVPKIDKADYEALALHGKDLYLFGSGSTENRNTIAHINIETNEVLPHLDATDLYLAMQSFGEITPENFNIEAAVNDGTTWYLLQRGNGPSAQNGIFTLDGTISDMFFQIIYNPIALPKIQGVQAGFTDAVKVGNKLYFLAAAEASNAVYTDGEIKGSLIGTIDIETMTVEKTQIIGQSKFEGITLYEQTNKTISFLLCEDNDDTTTTANIYKLIIDK; translated from the coding sequence ATGCAAAAGTTTCAGCTGGAACTCCTTTTTCGTATCATTGGTATTGGTTCGGCATCGGGTTTGCTATTTAATGGCGATTCGTTGTTTATTGCATCAGACGATAGCCATATCGTATACGAATATCATATCGATGACCAAGCACTTAACAAAACAGCACTAGTTGCCAATGGCTATACGGGTCCTTTAGAGCGTGTGCCAAAAATTGATAAAGCCGACTACGAAGCCTTAGCATTGCATGGGAAGGATTTGTATTTGTTTGGTTCAGGTTCTACCGAAAACCGTAATACTATAGCACATATAAATATTGAAACAAATGAGGTACTGCCACACCTTGATGCTACCGATTTATACCTTGCCATGCAAAGTTTTGGAGAAATTACGCCCGAGAATTTTAATATAGAGGCTGCTGTAAACGATGGGACTACATGGTATTTACTACAACGTGGCAACGGACCATCAGCCCAAAATGGTATTTTTACGTTGGACGGAACAATATCCGATATGTTTTTCCAGATTATTTACAACCCCATTGCACTGCCTAAAATACAAGGCGTACAAGCAGGCTTTACGGATGCAGTTAAGGTAGGCAACAAATTATATTTTCTGGCTGCCGCCGAAGCATCCAACGCAGTATATACTGATGGCGAAATTAAAGGCTCACTCATAGGTACTATTGATATTGAAACTATGACAGTAGAAAAAACACAAATAATTGGGCAAAGTAAGTTTGAGGGCATTACATTGTACGAGCAAACCAACAAAACCATATCTTTTTTATTGTGTGAGGATAACGACGATACTACAACTACAGCTAATATTTATAAGCTAATAATTGATAAATAA